The proteins below come from a single Chitinophaga pinensis DSM 2588 genomic window:
- a CDS encoding dihydroneopterin aldolase, with the protein MLTVGLEQATFRAFHGLYPEERVIGNEFVVDIFVTIPGTHHIDSIAETVNYQGLYNIVKKIMAVPQPLLEQVVYNISGAVKEKYPEIQRSVISLKKMNPPMGAPIRNSIVTLEKNY; encoded by the coding sequence ATGCTTACCGTTGGACTAGAACAAGCTACTTTTCGTGCATTTCATGGTTTATATCCGGAAGAACGGGTGATAGGCAATGAATTTGTCGTAGACATCTTTGTGACTATTCCTGGTACACATCATATTGACAGTATTGCTGAAACGGTTAATTATCAGGGACTTTACAATATCGTGAAGAAGATCATGGCCGTTCCGCAACCCCTGCTGGAACAGGTTGTATATAATATCAGCGGGGCGGTGAAGGAGAAATATCCTGAAATCCAGCGCTCGGTTATATCCCTTAAAAAAATGAACCCTCCGATGGGGGCTCCTATTCGTAATTCCATTGTAACGCTCGAAAAGAATTATTAA
- the trxB gene encoding thioredoxin-disulfide reductase, with the protein METNQQEHVHLLIIGSGPAGYTAAIYAARANLKPVLYQGIQPGGQLTITTEVENYPGYPEGVQGPEMMVDFEKQATRMGADIRFGLATSVDFSSKPYKVTIDESKVMTADAIIIATGASAKWLGMPSEQRLNGSGVSACAVCDGFFFRGKEVAIVGAGDTAAEEALYLSKMCSNVHMIVRRHEMRASKVMQDRVLKTSNIIVYWNTETQEVLGENKVEAVKLLNTAKNEETTVPVSAFFVAIGHQPNSAIFKDYLELDEQDYIKTVPGSSRTNLEGIFACGDVQDKIYRQAVTAAGSGCMAALDAERYLSAQGI; encoded by the coding sequence ATGGAAACTAACCAACAGGAACATGTACATTTATTGATAATAGGTTCCGGACCGGCAGGCTACACTGCCGCTATATATGCCGCAAGAGCAAATCTTAAACCTGTACTTTACCAGGGTATTCAACCGGGCGGTCAGCTGACCATCACGACAGAAGTAGAAAACTATCCAGGTTACCCGGAAGGTGTTCAGGGACCTGAAATGATGGTTGACTTTGAAAAGCAGGCGACCCGTATGGGCGCTGATATCCGCTTTGGTCTGGCTACATCCGTAGACTTCAGCAGCAAACCATATAAAGTAACGATCGACGAATCCAAAGTGATGACGGCAGATGCTATCATCATCGCGACAGGCGCTTCTGCCAAATGGCTGGGAATGCCTTCCGAACAACGTCTGAACGGTAGCGGTGTATCTGCCTGCGCTGTTTGTGACGGGTTCTTCTTCCGTGGTAAAGAAGTAGCTATCGTAGGTGCTGGTGATACCGCTGCCGAAGAAGCACTGTACCTGTCTAAAATGTGCAGCAACGTTCATATGATCGTTCGCCGTCATGAAATGCGCGCTTCCAAAGTAATGCAGGACCGTGTACTGAAAACTTCCAACATCATCGTATACTGGAATACTGAAACCCAGGAAGTACTGGGTGAAAATAAAGTGGAAGCAGTAAAACTGCTGAACACTGCCAAAAATGAAGAAACTACCGTTCCGGTAAGCGCTTTCTTTGTGGCGATCGGTCACCAGCCAAACTCCGCTATCTTCAAAGATTACCTGGAGCTGGACGAACAGGATTATATCAAAACCGTACCAGGGTCTTCCCGTACTAACCTGGAAGGTATATTCGCTTGTGGCGATGTACAGGATAAGATCTATCGTCAGGCAGTAACAGCTGCGGGTAGTGGTTGTATGGCCGCGTTAGACGCAGAACGTTATTTATCAGCCCAGGGCATATAA
- a CDS encoding RNA polymerase sigma factor RpoD/SigA — protein sequence MRQLKIATQITNRDSQAVEKYLQEISKIPLLTPEEETVLAQRIKMGDQKALERLTTGNLRFVVSVAKQYQHQGLSLSDLINEGNLGLIKAAQRFDETKGFKFISYAVWWIRQSILQALAEQGRLVRLPQNKIGTYNKANKAYMAFEQENEREPSTEELAEILEMSESEINNIFQSNTRHMSLDAPVHEAEDVAMGDLLEGGDITDDDVMRDSLREEIRRVLKSLSPREAEIVNAYFGLDGENGATIEQIGQKYDLTKERIRQIKERAIKRLQKARYSGALKSYLG from the coding sequence ATGAGGCAACTTAAAATTGCCACCCAGATCACAAACCGTGATTCGCAGGCGGTAGAAAAATACCTGCAGGAGATTTCAAAGATCCCTTTGTTAACACCTGAGGAAGAGACCGTTTTGGCGCAGCGCATTAAGATGGGTGACCAGAAGGCTCTTGAACGTTTAACTACAGGAAACCTTCGTTTCGTAGTATCAGTAGCAAAGCAATATCAACACCAGGGCTTAAGCCTCAGCGACCTCATTAACGAGGGCAATTTAGGGTTGATCAAGGCTGCGCAGAGATTCGATGAAACGAAAGGGTTCAAATTCATTTCTTATGCTGTTTGGTGGATTCGTCAATCCATACTACAGGCTTTAGCAGAACAGGGCCGTCTGGTTCGTCTGCCGCAGAATAAAATCGGCACTTACAATAAAGCTAACAAAGCCTACATGGCATTTGAACAGGAGAATGAAAGAGAACCTTCAACAGAAGAGTTAGCAGAGATCCTGGAAATGTCTGAATCAGAGATCAACAATATCTTCCAAAGCAATACCCGTCACATGTCATTGGATGCTCCGGTTCACGAAGCAGAAGATGTGGCAATGGGGGACCTGCTGGAAGGTGGCGATATCACTGATGATGATGTGATGCGTGATTCACTGCGTGAAGAGATCCGTCGTGTGCTGAAATCACTCAGCCCTCGTGAAGCGGAGATCGTAAACGCATACTTTGGTCTGGATGGAGAGAATGGAGCAACGATCGAACAAATCGGTCAGAAATACGACCTGACAAAGGAAAGAATTCGTCAAATCAAGGAACGCGCCATCAAAAGGCTGCAAAAAGCCCGCTACAGCGGAGCACTGAAATCTTACCTGGGTTAA
- a CDS encoding threonine aldolase family protein produces the protein MMIIDFRSDTFTKPTPGMLKAMTEAATGDDVFGEDPSINELEAMMAAYFGKEAAMYCPSGTMSNQIAIKVHTQPGDEVICSDVAHVYIYEGGGIAFNAGAQVRALEGDRGMITAAQVAAAINPDDVHKATTSLVCLENTSNRGGGCCYDVEEITRIKNVCRDNHLKLHLDGARLFNALVATGENPKTFGELFDTISVCLNKGMGCPMGSVLLGSTAFIKSARRVRKKLGGGLRQAGYMAATGLYAMEHHIARLAEDHLNAKQIAKYLLQKTFVGHMLPVETNILIFDVQDDWTPKLFTDYMKQEGILVTPISDTQIRMVLHLDITPEMVEKTCAVIAHME, from the coding sequence ATGATGATTATTGATTTCAGGAGCGATACTTTCACAAAGCCAACTCCCGGAATGCTTAAAGCGATGACTGAAGCAGCCACCGGTGATGATGTATTTGGCGAAGACCCTAGCATAAACGAGCTTGAAGCCATGATGGCAGCATATTTTGGCAAAGAAGCTGCCATGTACTGCCCTTCCGGCACGATGAGCAACCAGATTGCAATCAAAGTACATACCCAGCCGGGTGATGAGGTGATTTGCAGTGATGTAGCCCATGTATATATATATGAAGGCGGAGGTATCGCTTTTAATGCCGGCGCACAGGTGCGGGCGCTCGAAGGCGACCGTGGTATGATCACCGCTGCACAGGTAGCTGCTGCCATCAATCCTGACGATGTGCACAAAGCCACTACCAGCCTGGTTTGCCTGGAAAACACCTCCAATCGCGGAGGCGGCTGTTGCTATGATGTAGAAGAGATCACCAGGATCAAAAATGTATGCCGCGATAATCACCTGAAACTACACCTGGACGGCGCAAGACTGTTCAACGCGCTCGTAGCAACCGGGGAAAATCCGAAGACATTCGGGGAACTGTTCGATACCATTTCCGTCTGCCTCAACAAAGGCATGGGCTGCCCGATGGGCTCCGTCCTGCTGGGGAGCACTGCATTTATCAAATCTGCCCGCAGGGTGAGAAAAAAATTAGGCGGTGGATTACGACAGGCTGGCTATATGGCAGCAACCGGACTTTATGCCATGGAACATCACATTGCCAGATTGGCAGAAGACCATCTGAACGCCAAGCAGATCGCTAAGTACCTGTTGCAGAAAACCTTCGTCGGACATATGCTGCCGGTAGAAACTAATATTCTCATCTTTGATGTACAGGACGACTGGACGCCTAAACTATTCACCGACTATATGAAACAGGAAGGCATCCTTGTCACACCAATTTCCGATACACAGATCCGTATGGTCCTTCACCTGGATATTACACCGGAAATGGTGGAAAAAACATGTGCCGTCATTGCGCACATGGAATAG
- a CDS encoding valine--tRNA ligase yields MELSKNFTPAAAEGKWYQHWMDKGYFRSKPDNRPPFTIVIPPPNVTGVLHMGHTLNETVQDILVRRARMSGYNTCWVPGSDHASIATEAKVVNMLKTEKGIEKSQLTREEFLKYAFEWKDKYGGIIYNQIKKLGCSCDWDRVTFTMDDHYYQAVIKVFVDLYGKGLIYRGARMINWDPKAKTALSDEEVQYKDINGKLYHVQYAITDSENNLTGESITIATQRPETIMGDTAICVNPDDDRYKHLAGHFAIVPLVNRRVPIIFDTYVDKEFGTGALKVTPAHDINDYNLGLKHNLEVVDTLNDDGTLSPAAGVFIGEDRFKARKKVIAALDEQGILVKEQEYTTRLGYSERNPDTVVEPRISTQWFVKMAELAKPALDAVVDGNVKIHPGDRFLATYKYWMENVKDWCISRQLWWGQQIPAFYAPDGTFEVAQNVDTAIAQFKAKGATYTAADLRQDEDCLDTWFSSWLWPMEVFNGISQPDNEEINYYYPTNVLVTGQDIIFFWVARMIMAGQEYRNEKPFSDVYFTGMVRDKQGRKMSKQLGNSPDLLELIDKYGADAVRYGIMISSPAGNDLLFDDAALELGSKFSNKIWNALKLVKMWEANTAGDANAAVDHFAVRWFESRLNEVKVQLAEEFADFKLNEALKTVRSLIWDDFCSWYLEWVKPGFEQPCDAGIYAKTVYFFEELMQLLHPFMPFVTEEVYQLLKERAAGDDLIIRQYSAPGTIDANMLAEGELAKEVITSIRDSRNKHQIKPKEEIVLHIDTLQEAAFKQIEGMLSKQVNAKAINYTKEPVAGCITLVVQKDKFYLGTETVVNTTAQKEELEKDLAYLQGFLVSVEKKLSNEKFVQNAKPEAVEIERNKKKDAEAKIAAITESLKSL; encoded by the coding sequence ATGGAACTTTCTAAAAATTTTACGCCTGCTGCTGCTGAAGGCAAATGGTACCAGCACTGGATGGACAAAGGTTATTTCCGTAGTAAACCGGACAACCGTCCCCCCTTTACCATTGTGATCCCTCCTCCTAACGTCACCGGTGTGCTGCACATGGGACATACCCTGAACGAGACCGTCCAGGATATCCTGGTGCGCCGTGCACGTATGAGCGGATACAATACCTGCTGGGTCCCTGGTTCTGACCATGCGTCCATCGCAACAGAGGCAAAAGTGGTGAACATGCTCAAAACCGAAAAAGGGATTGAGAAATCACAGCTTACCCGTGAAGAGTTCCTCAAATATGCATTTGAGTGGAAAGATAAATATGGTGGCATCATTTATAACCAGATCAAAAAACTGGGATGCTCCTGCGACTGGGACAGGGTAACCTTTACCATGGACGACCATTACTATCAGGCAGTTATCAAAGTATTCGTTGATCTGTATGGTAAAGGACTGATCTATCGCGGCGCCCGTATGATCAACTGGGACCCGAAAGCAAAAACAGCCCTGAGTGACGAGGAAGTACAGTACAAAGACATCAACGGTAAACTGTACCACGTTCAATACGCTATCACCGATTCTGAAAATAATCTTACCGGCGAAAGCATCACCATCGCTACGCAACGTCCTGAAACCATCATGGGCGATACCGCTATCTGCGTAAACCCTGATGATGACCGCTATAAACACCTGGCAGGTCACTTTGCCATCGTACCACTGGTTAACCGCAGAGTACCTATCATCTTCGATACTTACGTAGATAAAGAATTCGGTACCGGCGCCCTGAAAGTGACGCCTGCTCACGATATCAATGACTATAACCTGGGTCTGAAACACAACCTGGAAGTAGTTGATACCCTGAACGATGATGGTACCCTCAGCCCTGCTGCCGGCGTATTCATCGGTGAAGACCGCTTCAAAGCCCGTAAAAAGGTGATCGCTGCACTCGACGAACAAGGCATCCTCGTTAAAGAACAGGAATACACCACCCGTCTCGGCTACAGTGAGCGCAATCCTGATACTGTGGTAGAACCGCGTATCAGTACCCAGTGGTTCGTGAAGATGGCAGAACTGGCTAAACCTGCCCTGGACGCAGTAGTAGACGGAAACGTAAAGATCCACCCGGGCGACCGTTTCCTCGCTACCTACAAATACTGGATGGAGAACGTAAAAGACTGGTGTATCTCCCGCCAACTCTGGTGGGGACAGCAGATCCCCGCTTTCTATGCACCTGATGGCACATTCGAAGTAGCGCAGAACGTAGATACCGCCATCGCCCAGTTCAAAGCGAAAGGCGCTACCTACACAGCCGCTGACCTTCGTCAGGACGAAGACTGTCTGGATACCTGGTTCTCTTCCTGGTTATGGCCAATGGAAGTATTCAATGGTATCTCCCAGCCAGACAATGAAGAAATCAATTACTACTACCCCACCAACGTACTGGTAACCGGACAGGATATCATCTTCTTCTGGGTAGCCCGTATGATCATGGCAGGTCAGGAATACAGAAACGAAAAGCCATTCAGTGATGTATACTTCACTGGTATGGTAAGAGATAAACAAGGTCGTAAAATGAGTAAACAGCTGGGTAACTCCCCCGATCTGCTGGAACTCATTGATAAATACGGTGCTGATGCCGTTCGTTATGGCATCATGATTTCTTCTCCTGCAGGTAATGACCTGCTGTTTGATGACGCAGCACTGGAACTGGGTAGTAAATTCAGCAACAAGATCTGGAACGCCCTGAAACTGGTGAAAATGTGGGAAGCGAATACTGCCGGCGATGCCAATGCCGCGGTTGACCATTTCGCAGTAAGATGGTTCGAAAGCAGACTCAATGAAGTAAAAGTACAGCTGGCGGAAGAGTTTGCGGACTTTAAGCTGAATGAAGCCCTGAAAACAGTACGTAGCCTGATCTGGGATGATTTCTGTAGCTGGTACCTGGAATGGGTAAAACCTGGTTTCGAACAACCTTGCGATGCAGGTATCTATGCGAAAACCGTTTACTTCTTCGAAGAACTGATGCAGTTACTGCACCCATTCATGCCATTTGTGACAGAAGAAGTTTATCAGTTACTGAAAGAACGTGCAGCTGGCGATGACCTGATCATCAGACAGTATAGCGCTCCTGGTACGATTGATGCCAATATGCTTGCAGAAGGCGAACTGGCTAAAGAAGTGATCACCAGCATCCGTGACTCACGTAACAAACATCAGATCAAGCCAAAAGAAGAAATTGTACTGCATATCGATACCCTGCAGGAAGCCGCCTTCAAACAGATCGAAGGTATGCTCTCCAAACAGGTAAACGCGAAAGCAATCAACTACACCAAAGAACCGGTAGCTGGCTGTATCACATTGGTAGTGCAGAAAGACAAATTCTACCTGGGTACGGAAACCGTTGTAAATACCACCGCCCAGAAAGAAGAGCTGGAGAAAGACCTGGCTTATCTGCAAGGCTTCCTGGTATCAGTTGAGAAAAAACTGAGCAACGAAAAGTTTGTTCAGAATGCAAAACCGGAAGCGGTAGAGATAGAACGAAATAAGAAGAAAGACGCTGAGGCAAAAATTGCCGCCATTACGGAAAGTTTGAAATCACTATAA
- a CDS encoding L-serine ammonia-lyase, producing the protein MFKFYVVAHECISVFDIFKIGVGPSSSHTLGPWRAALQFLQEIQATGRKLNSIEHVSVLLYGSLAKTGHGHGTDIAVQLGLCGDDPVTFDVNQINSKMDDIRRNKEMMLGGTHRIAFDPLQDISFLFEESLPFHPNALTFLVTFADGEQQAATYYSIGGGFVVKEGEASGSGTQVDLPFPIDTARQLLQWCIKTGYSISELVMENEQAWRPEAATKAGVMNIWRVMKECIYRGSHTAGELPGGLRVARRAAALNKKLLKGRAYNDYDSWIAAIREGGNHFAYTLDWVSCFALAVNEENASFGRVVTAPTNGAAGVIPAVLQYFIAFCDGYQDEKIMQFILTASEIGSIFKKRSTISAAMGGCQAEIGVSSAMAAAALTECLGGSQRQVLMAAEIAMEHHLGLTCDPIGGLVQVPCIERNTMGAIKAITASQLALQSNPELAKVSLDAVVKTMWDTALDMNSKYKETSDGGLAVNIPISLPEC; encoded by the coding sequence TTGTTCAAATTCTATGTCGTGGCACACGAATGTATATCGGTTTTTGATATTTTTAAGATAGGCGTAGGTCCTTCCAGCTCACACACGTTAGGCCCATGGCGGGCGGCCCTGCAGTTCCTGCAAGAAATTCAGGCTACAGGACGAAAACTCAATTCCATTGAACACGTCAGCGTTTTGTTATATGGCTCATTAGCCAAGACTGGTCATGGCCACGGTACGGATATCGCGGTGCAGCTAGGTCTTTGTGGTGATGACCCTGTTACATTTGATGTGAATCAGATTAACAGCAAAATGGATGATATCCGCCGAAATAAGGAAATGATGCTCGGCGGTACGCACCGTATTGCATTTGACCCCTTACAGGATATCTCTTTCCTGTTCGAAGAATCACTGCCTTTCCATCCCAATGCACTGACTTTCCTGGTCACTTTTGCAGACGGAGAGCAACAGGCTGCTACCTATTATTCTATCGGTGGCGGATTTGTCGTAAAGGAAGGGGAAGCATCCGGTAGTGGCACACAGGTAGACCTGCCCTTCCCGATAGATACCGCCCGTCAGTTACTGCAATGGTGTATCAAAACAGGGTATTCCATCTCTGAACTGGTGATGGAAAATGAACAGGCATGGAGACCGGAAGCAGCCACCAAAGCTGGTGTTATGAATATCTGGCGGGTGATGAAGGAATGTATCTACCGTGGTTCGCATACAGCAGGTGAACTGCCCGGCGGACTCCGGGTAGCCAGACGTGCAGCCGCGCTGAACAAGAAATTATTAAAAGGACGTGCTTATAACGATTACGACTCCTGGATTGCCGCGATCAGGGAGGGTGGTAACCACTTCGCTTATACGCTGGACTGGGTAAGTTGTTTCGCATTGGCGGTCAATGAGGAAAATGCCTCTTTCGGCCGCGTCGTAACTGCGCCTACCAATGGCGCCGCCGGTGTAATTCCTGCAGTATTGCAATACTTTATTGCCTTCTGCGATGGCTACCAGGACGAGAAGATCATGCAGTTTATACTCACCGCTTCCGAAATCGGCAGCATCTTCAAAAAACGTTCTACCATCTCCGCAGCCATGGGTGGTTGCCAGGCAGAGATCGGCGTATCTTCCGCCATGGCGGCAGCCGCACTCACCGAATGTCTCGGCGGTTCTCAGCGCCAGGTGCTCATGGCAGCAGAAATAGCGATGGAACATCACCTGGGACTGACCTGTGATCCTATCGGCGGACTCGTACAGGTACCCTGCATTGAAAGAAATACCATGGGGGCTATCAAGGCGATCACCGCTTCACAGCTGGCTTTGCAGAGCAACCCCGAACTGGCGAAAGTATCACTCGATGCAGTCGTGAAAACCATGTGGGATACCGCATTGGATATGAATAGTAAATACAAGGAAACTTCTGACGGCGGATTGGCCGTAAATATACCTATCAGCCTTCCGGAATGCTGA
- a CDS encoding FKBP-type peptidyl-prolyl cis-trans isomerase produces MRHLLFIGAAMMMVFFAACSKDKTEPYDPTPQFNKDVDSIKAYLKAKNLTAIQDSISGIFYNISVPGNGVDSVKYNTTKVKVLYTGKLLNDVVFDATTGTTTREFMAGSVIVGWQFALTRISKGGKIRVYIPSYYGYGAQAKDGIPANSPLIFDIELVDLTNPIQ; encoded by the coding sequence ATGAGACACCTGCTTTTTATCGGAGCAGCGATGATGATGGTTTTTTTTGCAGCCTGCAGCAAAGACAAAACTGAACCTTATGACCCGACTCCTCAGTTCAATAAGGATGTTGACTCTATCAAGGCTTACCTGAAAGCTAAAAACCTGACAGCTATACAGGATTCTATCAGTGGTATTTTCTACAATATTTCCGTACCGGGTAATGGGGTAGACAGCGTGAAATACAACACGACTAAAGTAAAGGTTTTATATACCGGTAAACTGCTGAATGATGTTGTGTTTGATGCTACCACAGGTACCACCACACGTGAGTTTATGGCAGGAAGCGTGATTGTAGGCTGGCAATTTGCACTGACAAGAATCTCCAAAGGCGGTAAGATCAGGGTATATATTCCTTCTTATTACGGATACGGTGCGCAGGCAAAAGATGGCATTCCGGCAAACTCTCCGTTGATATTTGATATCGAACTGGTAGATCTGACCAACCCGATACAATAG
- a CDS encoding FKBP-type peptidyl-prolyl cis-trans isomerase: MNAYLRAAFSLLLSLVLITGCSKDEQSEAYNDVGDYERTMREQDIAIQQYISANNLRLEHDFSGIYYKIENPGDQRAFMNLNSVPTLSYVRRNLKDSILDASFGSTNFDGRALKDHIVGWQVGLQKIGKGGKIFLIIPSPLGFGNIAVGNIIPANTVLVCDMELVDFK; the protein is encoded by the coding sequence ATGAACGCATATTTACGCGCCGCTTTTAGTCTTTTATTATCACTTGTCCTGATAACCGGTTGTTCAAAAGATGAACAGTCTGAAGCCTACAACGATGTCGGTGACTACGAAAGAACAATGAGAGAACAGGATATTGCTATTCAACAATATATCAGCGCCAATAATCTGAGACTGGAGCACGACTTCAGCGGAATTTATTATAAAATAGAGAATCCGGGCGATCAGCGCGCCTTTATGAACCTGAATTCTGTCCCTACACTGAGTTACGTACGCCGTAACCTGAAAGATTCTATCCTGGATGCTTCTTTTGGGAGTACTAACTTTGACGGTCGTGCCCTGAAAGATCATATCGTGGGCTGGCAGGTAGGATTACAGAAAATAGGAAAAGGAGGGAAAATATTCCTGATCATTCCTTCTCCACTAGGCTTTGGTAATATCGCTGTAGGTAATATTATACCTGCGAATACCGTTCTTGTCTGTGATATGGAACTGGTAGACTTTAAATAA
- the groL gene encoding chaperonin GroEL (60 kDa chaperone family; promotes refolding of misfolded polypeptides especially under stressful conditions; forms two stacked rings of heptamers to form a barrel-shaped 14mer; ends can be capped by GroES; misfolded proteins enter the barrel where they are refolded when GroES binds), which yields MAKQIFFSTDARNKMKKGVDTLADAVKVTLGPKGRNVVIEKKFGAPSLTKDGVSVAKEIELEDPIENMGAQMVKEVASKTADIAGDGTTTATVLAQSIIGEGLKNVAAGANPMDLKRGIDKAVKVVIENLAKQAETVGNDNKKIEQVAAISANNDFEIGKLIAEAMNKVTKDGVITVEEAKGTDTTVEVVEGMQFDRGYLSPYFITNSEKMHAELQNPYILIYDKKISTLKDILHILEKIVQNGQQLLIISEDLEGEALATLVVNKLRGQLKVAAVKAPGFGDRRKEMLQDIATLTGGVVISEEQGYKLENADLSYLGRAESVTIDKDNTTVVGGRGEKDAIQARINQIKAQIEVTTSDYDREKLQERLAKLSGGVAVLYVGAATEVEMKEKKDRVDDALHATRAAVEEGIVPGGGVAYIRAIESLDTLKGDNADEQTGVAIVKRAIEEPLRQITANAGIEGSIVVQKVKEGKGDFGFNARTEVYENLLAAGVIDPAKVTRIALENAASIAGMLLTTECVIADKPEPKSAAPAPHGGHGMGMDY from the coding sequence ATGGCAAAACAGATATTTTTTAGTACAGACGCCCGTAACAAAATGAAGAAGGGCGTAGATACCCTGGCAGATGCAGTGAAAGTAACCCTGGGTCCTAAAGGTCGTAACGTTGTAATCGAAAAGAAATTCGGTGCTCCTTCTTTAACTAAAGATGGTGTTAGCGTTGCTAAAGAAATCGAACTGGAAGATCCAATTGAAAATATGGGTGCTCAGATGGTAAAAGAAGTTGCTTCTAAAACCGCTGACATCGCAGGTGACGGTACAACTACTGCTACCGTTCTGGCACAGTCTATCATCGGCGAAGGCCTGAAAAACGTTGCTGCCGGCGCTAACCCAATGGACCTGAAACGTGGTATCGATAAAGCTGTTAAAGTAGTTATCGAAAACCTGGCTAAACAGGCTGAAACTGTTGGTAACGACAACAAAAAAATCGAACAGGTTGCTGCGATCTCCGCTAACAACGATTTTGAGATCGGTAAACTGATCGCTGAAGCGATGAATAAAGTAACCAAAGATGGCGTTATCACCGTTGAAGAAGCGAAAGGTACTGATACTACTGTAGAAGTAGTAGAAGGTATGCAGTTCGATCGCGGTTACCTGTCTCCGTACTTCATCACCAACAGCGAAAAAATGCACGCTGAGCTGCAGAACCCTTACATCCTGATCTACGACAAAAAGATCAGCACCCTGAAGGACATCCTGCACATCCTGGAAAAAATCGTTCAGAACGGCCAGCAGCTGCTGATCATCTCTGAAGATCTGGAAGGTGAAGCACTGGCTACACTGGTTGTGAACAAACTGCGTGGTCAGCTGAAAGTTGCAGCAGTAAAAGCACCAGGTTTCGGTGACAGAAGAAAAGAAATGCTGCAGGATATCGCAACCCTGACAGGTGGCGTTGTAATCAGCGAAGAACAAGGTTACAAACTGGAGAATGCTGACCTGAGCTACCTCGGTCGCGCTGAATCCGTAACTATCGATAAAGACAACACTACTGTTGTTGGTGGTAGAGGCGAGAAAGATGCCATTCAGGCTCGTATCAACCAGATCAAAGCACAGATCGAAGTAACTACTTCTGACTATGATCGCGAAAAACTGCAGGAACGTCTTGCTAAACTGAGCGGTGGTGTGGCTGTACTGTACGTAGGTGCTGCTACCGAAGTAGAAATGAAAGAAAAGAAAGATCGCGTTGATGATGCCCTGCACGCTACCCGCGCTGCTGTTGAAGAAGGTATCGTTCCTGGTGGTGGTGTGGCTTACATCCGCGCTATCGAAAGCCTGGATACACTCAAAGGTGACAATGCTGACGAACAGACAGGTGTTGCGATCGTTAAACGCGCTATCGAAGAGCCACTGCGTCAGATCACTGCTAACGCTGGTATCGAAGGTTCTATCGTAGTACAGAAAGTAAAAGAAGGTAAAGGTGATTTCGGCTTCAACGCCCGCACTGAAGTATACGAAAACCTGCTGGCTGCTGGTGTTATCGACCCTGCTAAGGTTACGCGTATCGCACTGGAAAACGCTGCCTCTATCGCAGGTATGCTGTTGACCACTGAGTGTGTAATCGCTGACAAACCAGAACCTAAATCTGCTGCACCAGCTCCTCACGGCGGTCACGGAATGGGTATGGACTATTAA
- the groES gene encoding co-chaperone GroES, with protein MAQDLSIKPLADRVIVKPAAAEEKTAGGIIIPDTAKEKPQRGTVVAAGPGKKDEPVTVKVGDTVLYGKYSGTEISIEGGDYLIMRESDILAIV; from the coding sequence ATGGCACAAGATTTAAGTATTAAACCCTTAGCTGACAGGGTGATCGTAAAACCCGCAGCAGCTGAAGAGAAAACAGCTGGTGGTATCATCATCCCAGATACTGCAAAAGAAAAACCACAGAGAGGTACTGTAGTTGCAGCAGGTCCTGGTAAGAAAGACGAGCCGGTAACTGTAAAGGTGGGAGATACCGTATTATATGGTAAATACTCCGGTACTGAGATCAGCATTGAAGGTGGCGACTACTTAATCATGCGTGAATCTGACATTTTAGCGATTGTTTAA